TCTGTTGCGTGGCCTCTGGACAGCAGCACCCTTCTTGGGAGGACGCATGATCCTTCTTGTGGCAACAAAGATCACATCCTGCCAAAACAAAATGGCACAGAGTATTATTAATAAGAGACATTGCAATATACGAGAGAGAGTGTTTTATACCTTTCCACTAAACTTCTTCTCAAGCTCTCTAACGAGACGAGGGTGAATCTTGCGGAAAGCTTTCCTCAATCTGAATGGGACGTAGATCACAACAGCCTTGCGGTTTCCAGCGATGTCCATGTTACTGCAatagaaaaattcaaattaatttttccTTTCAATGTAACTTAAGGCAGAAACAAAAATGTAGGAGCATACACAGCTTGGTTGATGTAGAGATCTTTCAAGTCGCTCTTCAACTCCTGGTTGGTGTTCTCCAAATCAAACAGAGCCTGAGCAACTAGCTCATCGCACTCTGTTGTAGCAGCATTCTTGTCCTTCTTGATCTTGTTCTGAGCGGAGAACATCTTCGCAGATCTTTAATTgtaacaaaccaaaaaaaaaacaaatgcttcaagatcagAACttcaaacaaatcaattttaatacAATACGTTCCCAGACCAAAGTCTAATGACCTGTAGAATATGAAATAAGGAGCTTAGCTCTCTAAATGCTATGGTATTCAATCATCTACTAGAGCAAGTTTTGTATTGATAGTCTATTAGAGCTAAACAACAGCATTTTTTCAATAAACATCAACTACAAAAAGCTGAAATGCTAAAAAATTTGCACCATTTTATCTACACTGAGTGTGAGCTATTATGAAGATTTAGTAGGGAGACGAAAGGAGAAGGGCCTTTTGCGACGTACCGGAAAGCGAAAAATGAGGCAAGAAGGAAGAAGCAAAGTGGGTTGCGGCTTCTTCTTAGAAGACGAGCAGATTGGTGGTAAAGTCAGCTTTTAATGTTTAGGGTTTTCATGGTTGCCCTATCTTTGAAAGTGATCAATTGGGCTGTTAAAAAGGCTTTAAAGTCTATGGGCCTGTTTATTCACCAAGGCTAACTCCCAAACAACAACAACGCTTGTTGTCTTTGTGGGATGAAATAGTGTTTACTTGTTTTAAGTacatttatttgattttgttttactgAATGTGTTAAATTAAGATTGTGAattcaaaaatacatatatacctTTTTTGGTCAATGCTAAATAAATCAGGAAATGATCAAGTATTATTGAtactaatctttattttttatattgtttttttattatcttgaGGTTTTCGACCAAGGCCTTTAATCCTCCGGACCCGGCTCATTCCTTCCACGGTCGATCGAATCAATGAGCACAATAGCACTAACGCCTGTGTTTTATATTGTCATTATTTTACCATTTTGGACTGATATATATGCAACTAAGAATATGGAGATCACAAAGCTTTTGTGAGCTTTTGtgatcaataaaataatttctttaaacCGAATTTATGCAAAGTTAGATTATTCTTTGCTCCCCTAACTTAAAtcagaaaatgatcaaataatATTGATACtaactttaatttattttttttttgacatttaGAGCTGATATAAATGGAATTCAGAATTTCAGATTATGGAAAATATAAACCTTTTGATCATATGTTTGATTGTTTTCTAGCCAAATATAGAAAGGTCACATCAAACTTgcaaaaactaataataaacaaaagaaaacaatttgCTTAACTCAGTATTTATGCAAAGTTAAATTATTCAGTATTGCAAATAATGACCTTTTTATTACTGTTAATACAATGAAAATACTTTTCTGTAACTAAACAAAAAGTAACTTTATGATCCTTCAACTTGCAAGCTATGGTCGTCAAGCCAGGAGATAATATCGGACAAGACACGGAGGATTACTTCGTCTGGTTCGCCTTCCAGCAGAGAATGAAAAGCATCTTTATACAGAACTATCTTCTTGTCTGAACTTTTGGCTTTCTCGTAAAGCTCTCTGCTCACTGATGGGTCTGTCATTCTATCAGCCTCTCCGTGTAGAATCAGTATTGGCAAACACACCTACAAatatatcaagaaaaaaaacattattattctgtGTTTATGTTGTCTTCAGTTTGGGGTTAAAGTTATCTCTTTTTTACCTTGTGCAACTGTTGCTCAATCTCCTGAGTTGTTCGAAGCATTTCTACAGCAGTCCGTAGACGCGGCTTGTCGCAATAACAAATGACGTTGTATGGTGcctacacaatttaaaaaacaagaagacctgtttgataaaaatatcgatctaacaaaaaaaaaaagcagttattatttatttatttttaccaaTTTTCTCTTAGTGACATCTCTAAAAGCTGCATCAGTTAAGTCCTTTTGGGGAACCAGCTTGTGTTTCGGTAGAACACTAGATAAACCGATCAAAATATGTTTCAATACAGGTGGTGGCACCATATCCTCTgcaatctagaacggatatgtAGGTATACTTAACTGTATGATATGATATTTCTTAATGAGAAATGCAAATAAGAAGAATGAAAAGCAAGTCTTTTTACTTTGCACATGGGTGCTACCAAGACTGCACCGGTCCAAGCATTTGGTtgtttaaaatgtattttgagcGACACTGCTCCACCCATTGACTGCCCAAACAGAAAGCTAGGTAGAGAACTAAACTCAGAATTCTctacaaacaaaaatacaaaaaatcaaGATTAATTAGAGTTTACCATTCCACAATGTGATTAAGAGTTTGTACCTTTGATGTTGGAGAAATGCTCAATGACATCTTCAACAAGAAGATCAAAGCTAGAAATATAGCCGTGCAAGCCTTCCGATAAGCCAAACCCTGGATAATCCATAGCGAAAACTCCATATCCCGACAATGCCAATCTCCTTGCAATCCCTGCAAGTAGCAAGCTAGTAAGAAGTCAAACATTGAGCTAATTATTAGccatttgtttttaaaagaaaaaaaaaggaagaaataaACATGCCTTCGAAGAAAAACGTGCAAGTATCTCCATAACCATGGCAGAAACAAACAAGAGCTCTGGGCCTAGAAGCTTCAGGAAGCCAGCTTTTTGAGAATATCTCAACTCCTCTTGAATTCACCTCATAAGACTACATTTATCACAGCCaacattattataaagtaatcaaattaactTTTATTCATGTAGAAAACATTTCTTTGTTACCTCCTTTGTCTTAATTCCATCTCCTGGAGTCTGAAACATCAcgagaacaaaaaaaacgctTTTAATCAAAATCAACTCTTAATTCAGACAAAAGCTGAAGTAGACTGAGTCTAACGTCTCAACCTTTCTTATACCAATTTCGATCGGGGAAGGACGATCAAAGATTCGACCgattcaaatttaattttatgtttttgtttaccTTGATGAGGATATGATCGAGATTATGCTGAATATCTTTAAAGCAATCACGAACATGACGGCGAGCCGGAGCTTCGTCCATGTTAACATCCTTCAATCGCCGGAGCTCCTCGTTGTCTAGCTCTGCCATCGAGCTCTTCCTCTGCCACACTGGCCTTCCCTTGTCTGTAAACCCTAAGTTAACACAATATCTCCACGCAACAACACAATATAAgttcaaacaaagaaaaaaaactttactttttaaaactaaaagtcTCATGTtcgttaaaatattattagtgaTTGAC
This genomic stretch from Brassica napus cultivar Da-Ae chromosome C9, Da-Ae, whole genome shotgun sequence harbors:
- the LOC111210102 gene encoding 40S ribosomal protein S7-3-like, with product MFSAQNKIKKDKNAATTECDELVAQALFDLENTNQELKSDLKDLYINQAVNMDIAGNRKAVVIYVPFRLRKAFRKIHPRLVRELEKKFSGKDVIFVATRRIMRPPKKGAAVQRPRNRTLTSVHEAMLEDVAYPAEIVGKRTRYRLDGSKIMKVYLDTKERNNTEYKLETMIGVYRKLTGKDVTFEYPVEA
- the LOC106372197 gene encoding caffeoylshikimate esterase-like isoform X1; this translates as MALSSAKLFLFSPLHGFTDKGRPVWQRKSSMAELDNEELRRLKDVNMDEAPARRHVRDCFKDIQHNLDHILIKTPGDGIKTKESYEVNSRGVEIFSKSWLPEASRPRALVCFCHGYGDTCTFFFEGIARRLALSGYGVFAMDYPGFGLSEGLHGYISSFDLLVEDVIEHFSNIKENSEFSSLPSFLFGQSMGGAVSLKIHFKQPNAWTGAVLVAPMCKIAEDMVPPPVLKHILIGLSSVLPKHKLVPQKDLTDAAFRDVTKRKLAPYNVICYCDKPRLRTAVEMLRTTQEIEQQLHKVCLPILILHGEADRMTDPSVSRELYEKAKSSDKKIVLYKDAFHSLLEGEPDEVILRVLSDIISWLDDHSLQVEGS
- the LOC106372197 gene encoding caffeoylshikimate esterase-like isoform X3, yielding MALSSAKLFLFSPLHGRHLSSSITNNILTNMRLLVLKSKVFFLCLNLYCVVAWRYCVNLGFTDKGRPVWQRKSSMAELDNEELRRLKDVNMDEAPARRHVRDCFKDIQHNLDHILIKTPGDGIKTKESYEVNSRGVEIFSKSWLPEASRPRALVCFCHGYGDTCTFFFEGIARRLALSGYGVFAMDYPGFGLSEGLHGYISSFDLLVEDVIEHFSNIKENSEFSSLPSFLFGQSMGGAVSLKIHFKQPNAWTGAVLVAPMCKIAEDMVPPPVLKHILIGLSSVLPKHKLVPQKDLTDAAFRDVTKRKLAPYNVICYCDKPRLRTAVEMLRTTQEIEQQLHKVCLPILILHGEADRMTDPSVSRELYEKAKSSDKKIVLYKDAFHSLLEGEPDEVILRVLSDIISWLDDHSLQVEGS
- the LOC106372197 gene encoding caffeoylshikimate esterase-like isoform X2, with protein sequence MALSSAKLFLFSPLHGRHLSSSITNNILTNMRLLVLKSKVFFLCLNLYCVVAWRYCVNLGFTDKGRPVWQRKSSMAELDNEELRRLKDVNMDEAPARRHVRDCFKDIQHNLDHILIKTPGDGIKTKESYEVNSRGVEIFSKSWLPEASRPRALVCFCHGYGDTCTFFFEGIARRLALSGYGVFAMDYPGFGLSEGLHGYISSFDLLVEDVIEHFSNIKENSEFSSLPSFLFGQSMGGAVSLKIHFKQPNAWTGAVLVAPMCKAPYNVICYCDKPRLRTAVEMLRTTQEIEQQLHKVCLPILILHGEADRMTDPSVSRELYEKAKSSDKKIVLYKDAFHSLLEGEPDEVILRVLSDIISWLDDHSLQVEGS
- the LOC106372197 gene encoding caffeoylshikimate esterase-like isoform X4, which gives rise to MAELDNEELRRLKDVNMDEAPARRHVRDCFKDIQHNLDHILIKTPGDGIKTKESYEVNSRGVEIFSKSWLPEASRPRALVCFCHGYGDTCTFFFEGIARRLALSGYGVFAMDYPGFGLSEGLHGYISSFDLLVEDVIEHFSNIKENSEFSSLPSFLFGQSMGGAVSLKIHFKQPNAWTGAVLVAPMCKIAEDMVPPPVLKHILIGLSSVLPKHKLVPQKDLTDAAFRDVTKRKLAPYNVICYCDKPRLRTAVEMLRTTQEIEQQLHKVCLPILILHGEADRMTDPSVSRELYEKAKSSDKKIVLYKDAFHSLLEGEPDEVILRVLSDIISWLDDHSLQVEGS